A window of the Emys orbicularis isolate rEmyOrb1 chromosome 1, rEmyOrb1.hap1, whole genome shotgun sequence genome harbors these coding sequences:
- the LOC135892116 gene encoding olfactory receptor 52K1-like: protein MQETLFCLSVGHLLPFTMSESNSTDFTNPSTFILLGIPGLEAAHVWISIPFCAIYAIAILGNFTILFIVKTEPSLHGPMYYFLCMLSVTDLVLSTSILPKMLSIFWFNSREIDFSACLTQMYFILSFSVMQSGVLVAMAFDRYVAICDPLRHSTTLTNPVVAKIGLALVLRGIMLILPHPFLARRWPYCRTNIIPHTYCEHIAVVKLACADISLSSYYSLAVAFLVIGMDVFFIALSYTLIIRAIFSLPTKDARLKTFGTCGSHLCVILASYIPHLFSALMQRFWHNVALHFHILMANMHLLVPPMLNPIIYGARTQQIRDKLLQLFTHKGT from the coding sequence ATGCAGGAAACACTGTTCTGCCTCAGTgttggacaccttctcccctTCACCATGTCAGAATCCAACTcaaccgacttcaccaacccctccaccttcatcctgctgggcattcctggcctggaggcagcccatgtctggatctccatccccttctgcgcAATCTATgccatagccatcttggggaacttcaccatcctgttcatcgtAAAGACGGAGCCCAGCCTTCatgggcccatgtactatttcctctgcatgttGTCTGTCACTGACCTGGTCCTGTCTACGTCCATCCtacccaaaatgctgagcatcttctggttcaattccagggagatcgatttcagtgcctgcctcacccagatgtacttcattcTCAGCTTCTCTGTGATGCAGTCTGGGGTCCttgtggccatggcttttgatcgctatgtggccatctgtgatcccctgagacattccaccaccCTAACAAATCCGGTGGTGGCCAAAATTGGCCTGGCCTTGGTGCTGCGCGGCATCATGCTCATACTGCCACATCCTTTCCTGGCGAGGaggtggccatattgcagaaccaacatcattcCCCACACGTACTGTGAGCACATagctgtggtgaagctggcctgtgcCGACATCAGCCTCAGTAGTTACTACAGCCTCGCTGTGGCATTCTTGGTGATCGGTATGGATGTGTTTTTTATCGCCCTGTCCTATACCCTGATCAtcagggccatcttcagcctcccaacaaaggacgcccggctcaagacttttgggacctgtGGCTCCCACCTCTGTGTCATCTTAGCCTCTTACATCCCACATCTCTTCTCCGCCCTCATGCAACGGTTTTGGCACAATGTGGCCCTGCATTTCCACATTCTCATGGCCAACATGCATCTCCTGGTGCCccccatgctaaaccccatcatctatgggGCGAGGACCCAACAGATCCGGGATAAGCTGCTCCAGCTCTTTACTCATAAAGGGACCTAA